Within Bacteroidota bacterium, the genomic segment TGTTTAGCCTGACGACCTTTAGCGCCCTGACGCACCCAATCCAACTCACGTAATAATGTTTTCTGACGCTTACTTTCTGTTTTTTCTTCCTGCGCTAATCGTTTTTGTTTTTGATCCAGCCATTCAGAGTAATTGCCTTTCCATGGAATGCCTTCACCCCTGTCCAACTCTAATATCCAGCCTGCTACGTTATCCAGGAAATAACGATCGTGGGTAACTGCCAATACAGTTCCCTTATAATTTTTCAGGTGCTGCTCCAGCCAATCAACCGACTCGGCATCCAAATGGTTGGTAGGCTCATCGAGCAACAGTATATCGGGTTCCTGTATCATTAAACGACAAAGGGCGATACGCCTGCGTTCACCACCTGACAGGTTTTTTATCGGCGCATCGCTGGGCGGACAGCGCAAAGCTTCCATTGCCTGTTCAAGGCGGTTATCAAGGTTCCAAAGGTCGTACTGTTCGATCTGGTCATTTAAACGGGCTTGCTTTTCGATGAGCTTGGCCATAGCATCATCACTCATGGGTTCAGCGAACTTATTGTTCACCTCCTCATATTCTTTCAGAATATTAACGAACTGAGCGGCGCCTTCACGTACAATTTCAATAACTGTTTTGCTTTCATCCAGCCTGGGCTCCTGTTCAAGATATCCGATTGAGTAGCCGGGAGATGCATGCAGCTCACCCTGGAAATTTTTCTCAATCCCCGCGATGATCTTCATCAACGTTGATTTTCCGGAACCGTTCAATCCCAGGATACCGATCTTGGCACCATAATAGAACGATAAGTATATGTCTTTTAAAATGGTCTTCCCGGTATTCAGCGTTTTGCTGACATTCACCAGTGAAAAAATAATTTGTCTTCCTTCTTCTGCCATGTTGATTAGAATTACAAAAATTAATGAATTAGGGTTGTAAATATCGTAAAATATAACATATATCGGTCAATTGTCAGCGCTCAATTGTCATCAGAAGATATTTTAAAAACCACGACTATTTTGCAGGTATAATCGTCAGACTTCATTCATTATCGATAAACTATATAATGCAGATAAGCATTGTCTTGCCAATTCCTTTTCAGGTTTTGGTGAATGGTGGCAAAATTTTATCTTTATCCCATAAATAATTTTTATGAAAAAGACAACTCAAATTCTGATTGGTATTACGTGCGGTATAATACTTATTATTTCCTGTAAAACAACAAAAACGGCCAGCACAACTCCTGTTGTGGCGGCAACATTCAAAACCTCTGTAAAAAAGATACTTGATCAAAGCTGTAATGGCTGCCACAATAATCCCGAAAAGAAAAAAGGCGATTTTACGACCTATGCCGGTGTTAAAGCCAAAATAGATAACGGTTCTTTTAAAGAACTGGTGTTTGAAAAGAAAACTATGCCTCCGAACGGAACATTATCTGCTGATGATTTCGCAAAGCTAAAGCAGTGGTTTGATTCGGGATCGCCGGAGTAAATGGTTGTCAGTGATCGGTGATCGGTAATCAGTTAGTACTATTAGCTGTTAACAAACATATTCAATTAACCGGAAAGAATAACGGGTGCCGTTGATTATACTTGCGTAAATACAAAAAAGTTGATTCCCGTTTTTCTTTCTTCTTCAAGGCTTTATATTCAAGCAATAAAACGGAATCCGTCTGAAGAATACGTTCAAGATTTTCAACAGTAAAGTCGTGAATAGTTCCAGAACGTGTATCGAGCATAAATTGTCTTAACTCCTGTGAAACTGTTGTACCTGTTCCGATTCCTATACCTCCAAAACCAAATCCATAGCCCATGCCGCTTCCATACCGGGTAATGGTGGCTGTAAAATGACACAATGTACCTATCAGGGATATACGGCAAAAATCGTTCTCATAATAAATAAATATTCCATTGTTCTTTGAATAGCCCCACAGCTTTTCAGGAGCTGTAGATTGCTCGTTGCCTGCCGAATCAATATATTTAATTACTTTTTGGGAGGTCAATTGATGCATAAAATCAATGTCATCCCGGTTCAGATCGGTAATGATCTTTGATTTGGGAACAGGTTGATTGCGGATGAAATTTTTAAAATCGAGATAAATACCTTCCGTAAATTCAAAATCTTTTGAATATTCAACCACAGCTGTCTGCGCTTTTGATAGTAAGCAAAAAAGTGAAATAACCCATGTAAAAAACACATTTCTCATACTGTAAATATCCGAAAATTATTTGCTAAAAATCATACACTTTTAACTCATTTTGTATAACCTTTTATATTGTATATTCGTAGAACAAAATCTAAAACAACCATCATGCGATTAAAACTATTATCTGTATCCTGTGCAGTTGTTCTTTTAACTGTTTCGTCATTTGCCCAGCAGACGGGCAGAATGAACTTCGACCTTGCACGGAAAGTAATGAATCCATCCCTGCAAAATGAAGAGATTTCTGTTTTGGTAAAAGGTAATATAGATGGTTTGAGGTCGGTAATACGCGAATTGGCAGGTAAGTTCAATTATTCAGCCGGTGATATTGCCTCGGTAACCCTTTCAATTAAAAATATCGCATTATTGTCGCATTACGATTTTGTTAGCCGTATAGAAGCCTATGTTCCGCACGTTACTCTGATGAGTGACAGTATGCGCATGAAAGCAAATGTAGACCAGGTTCATTCAGGACAAGCGCCGCTTCCGCAGGGATATGACGGATCAGGTGTTGTGGTTGGAATAATTGACAGTGGCACAGACTTTAATAATCCCGATTTTAAAGACAGCAATGGTAAAACCCGCATCAAATTTTTATGGGATCATACCAAAGCCAATGCCTCAAACACTCCTCAGCCCTACAACTATGGGCAGGAGTGGGACAATACCAAAATTGATCTCGGGCAATGCACCCACGATGACGCGCCACACAGCGGACATGGGACAGTATCATCAGGTATTGCCGCCGGAAACGGAAGTTCAAGTACAGGGAATAAATATAAAGGTGTGGCTCCAAATGCCGACCTTATAGTTGTTGCTTATAATTTCAATAACCCAAAACCTAACAGCATTGCTGACGCTGTTGATTATATTTACGCGAAAGCACAGCTACTGGGAAAGCCATGTGTGATCAACCTTAGTTTGGGTGATTATTATGGCTCTCATGACGGGAAAGATCTGCAGGCACAATTGATGAATAACCTGCTTACAGGCGCGAATGGAAGGGCAATGACAGCATCATCGGGCAATGCAGGAGGAAAATACCTGCACCTTGGTTATTCAGCAAGCAGCACCGATACCAATTTTACATGGTTCAAACGAAATAACTCATTTCTTGGCGGCCCTATTGATATGGTGCTGTATGGTGAAAAGAACAGCTTTAAAAATATAAAGTTCAGTGTGGGTGCGGATAAAGTCACTCCTTATTATTCTTTCAGGGTACAAAAGCCATTTACTGATGTTACACAATACCCTATCCAGGTGCCACAAAGCAGCAGCCTTATGAATGGAACCAATAAACTGGGAACAGTATATACCTATGCTGATTCTGTTGGCGGAGTTTATTCAATGGAGTTTTATATTGAACCTGATTCAACAAGTTACAACTGGCGCTTATCAATTACAGGTTCAGGCAGATTTGATCTTTGGGCATACGACCCCACAAGACCGGAAAGCACGGAAATGGAATATAGCACCCTGCCCTCTGTAAGTACATTTCCGCCTATTGCCAAATACAAATTACCAGACACCCTACAAAACATATGCAGCAGTTTTCAATGTCTTGACAATGTAGTAACGGTGGGAAACTACAATAACAGGAGAACATATATGGGATATAACAGCATATTGCAAATGCCTTATCCGGGGATCAAACCGGAATATATGGATATGAGCTCAAGCATTGGCCCGACCCGTGATGGCAGAATAAAACCCGACATCGCGGCACCAGGTGCATTAACAATGACTTCAGGTGTTATGTCGATAATGACAGGCTGGCAAACCACCGCGCCGCAAAACCTCGCTGAAACCGGCGTAAATGTACGCGCAGGCGGAACATCCGCTTCAGCTCCTGTCGTTGCGGGAATCGCGGCGCTTTACCTGCAAAAGAATCCAACGGCCTCTGCCATTGCGGTAAAAAATGCTATCCTCGCTTGTCCTACAGTTGATACCATCACTAAAAATCTGCCCAATAGTATTTGGGGCTACGGTAAAGTAAATGCATTCACAACTCTTGCAGGCTGCACAGTAGGAACGGCGAATAACATTTCAGGTTACAATGCAGGATTTGATATTTACCCTAACCCGTTTAATGATTATACAACTATTGCATATGACCTGAGTGCTGTCGGAAATTATTCAACGGCCCAAATAAGGATAAATGATGTTATTGGTAAACAATTGAATAACATTAGTTTAAATGACAAAATATCAACTATTACTTTAAGTAAAGAATCGTTTCAGAATGGCTGCTATTTTTACAACCTGCTGGTCGATGGAAAAATTATCAGGTCGGGCAAATTAGTGGTGTTGGAGTAATGGTTAAAACAATTAATATCCTTGGGAATATATCAATCATCATTGGCCTGATAGCAGCTATTTTATGCGCTGTTCCTTTTGGTATATTCTATGCGATCACCACCGGCTTCGTCGGATTTCTCTGCACTACAGTATACATCGGGCTAAATACACGACACCAGGTCAATACAAAAAAACTGAACCCGGGCATAATCGCCCTCCTGCTTAATTCAGTGCCCCTGCTTTACATTTTAATCGGGATAATTATAACCAAACTAAAGGGACATCCCCTATGAATGCAATAGCGCAAAGAACGATCGGGAAGTATCTTTCATTAATAAAATTCAGCCATACCATATTCGCTCTGCCATTCGCCATGATCGGTTTTTTTTTGGGTGTTGAGGCAGCAGGCACGGGCATTAACTGGAAATTATTTATACTTGTGGCTCTGTGTATGGTATTTGCCCGCAGCGCGGCTATGGCCTTTAACCGTTATATCGACCGGAGGTTTGATGCAGCCAACCAACGCACAAGCAATCGTGAAATTCCTGCCGGTGTTATAAGTCCTGCTTCGGCGATCTCTTTTGTTGTTTTAAATTGCATTTTATTTATTGGTACAACATATTTCATCAACACAATATGTTTTGTCCTGTCACCTGTGGCCCTGGTTGTTGTGCTTGGCTATAGCTATACCAAACGGTTTACGGCTTTGTGCCATCTTGTTTTAGGCATCGGCTTATCCCTGGCTCCCATTGGCGCATATCTTGCGGTAACCGGCCAATTCGCTTTGCTTCCCCTGCTCTACTCCTTTACAGTTCTGTTCTGGGTCGGCGGCTTTGATGTGATATACGCCTTACAGGATGAACAGTTTGACCGCTCACAGGGCCTTAGATCGATCCCTGCAGCAATAGGT encodes:
- the ettA gene encoding energy-dependent translational throttle protein EttA, with the translated sequence MAEEGRQIIFSLVNVSKTLNTGKTILKDIYLSFYYGAKIGILGLNGSGKSTLMKIIAGIEKNFQGELHASPGYSIGYLEQEPRLDESKTVIEIVREGAAQFVNILKEYEEVNNKFAEPMSDDAMAKLIEKQARLNDQIEQYDLWNLDNRLEQAMEALRCPPSDAPIKNLSGGERRRIALCRLMIQEPDILLLDEPTNHLDAESVDWLEQHLKNYKGTVLAVTHDRYFLDNVAGWILELDRGEGIPWKGNYSEWLDQKQKRLAQEEKTESKRQKTLLRELDWVRQGAKGRQAKQKARLQNYEKMLGEDVKTKEENLEIFIPNGPRLGNEVIEAVSVSKAFGDKLLYDNLTFKLPPAGIVGIIGPNGAGKTTIFRMIMGQEKPDKGEFKVGPTVKIGYVDQSHSEIDPNKTVYEILSGGNEIIQIGGRPLNSRAYISRFNFNGPDQGKKAGVLSGGERNRLHLAIALKSEGNVLLLDEPTNDLDVNTLRALEEALENFAGCAVIISHDRWFLDRVCTHILAFEGDSTVYWFEGSYTEYEENKKKRLGNLEPKRVRYKKLVV
- a CDS encoding UbiA family prenyltransferase, producing MNAIAQRTIGKYLSLIKFSHTIFALPFAMIGFFLGVEAAGTGINWKLFILVALCMVFARSAAMAFNRYIDRRFDAANQRTSNREIPAGVISPASAISFVVLNCILFIGTTYFINTICFVLSPVALVVVLGYSYTKRFTALCHLVLGIGLSLAPIGAYLAVTGQFALLPLLYSFTVLFWVGGFDVIYALQDEQFDRSQGLRSIPAAIGITNALRLSELFHILSAAAIVYAGSIASFGLFYWIGVFIFIGLLVYQHTLVKPNNLSKVNMAFATTNGIASVLFSIFVLIELLS
- a CDS encoding S8 family peptidase; protein product: MRLKLLSVSCAVVLLTVSSFAQQTGRMNFDLARKVMNPSLQNEEISVLVKGNIDGLRSVIRELAGKFNYSAGDIASVTLSIKNIALLSHYDFVSRIEAYVPHVTLMSDSMRMKANVDQVHSGQAPLPQGYDGSGVVVGIIDSGTDFNNPDFKDSNGKTRIKFLWDHTKANASNTPQPYNYGQEWDNTKIDLGQCTHDDAPHSGHGTVSSGIAAGNGSSSTGNKYKGVAPNADLIVVAYNFNNPKPNSIADAVDYIYAKAQLLGKPCVINLSLGDYYGSHDGKDLQAQLMNNLLTGANGRAMTASSGNAGGKYLHLGYSASSTDTNFTWFKRNNSFLGGPIDMVLYGEKNSFKNIKFSVGADKVTPYYSFRVQKPFTDVTQYPIQVPQSSSLMNGTNKLGTVYTYADSVGGVYSMEFYIEPDSTSYNWRLSITGSGRFDLWAYDPTRPESTEMEYSTLPSVSTFPPIAKYKLPDTLQNICSSFQCLDNVVTVGNYNNRRTYMGYNSILQMPYPGIKPEYMDMSSSIGPTRDGRIKPDIAAPGALTMTSGVMSIMTGWQTTAPQNLAETGVNVRAGGTSASAPVVAGIAALYLQKNPTASAIAVKNAILACPTVDTITKNLPNSIWGYGKVNAFTTLAGCTVGTANNISGYNAGFDIYPNPFNDYTTIAYDLSAVGNYSTAQIRINDVIGKQLNNISLNDKISTITLSKESFQNGCYFYNLLVDGKIIRSGKLVVLE